CGGGATTGATAATGAAGTTTGGAACCCGCAGAAAGATCCAATGCTTACTAAAGCTTTTGCAAATAGAACTGTAGAAAGTGGAAAAAAAGCAAACAAAGACGCTCTTTGTGATGTTTTCAACCTAGATAAAACTAAACCTTTATATACATTTATTGGCAGACTGGTAGGAGAAAAAGGCGCTGACTTATTACCTGATATTTTTTGGAATGCATTACAACAAAGTGATGGAGAAATTAATATTTTAGTATTAGGTTCTGGAGATCCAGCTGTTGAAGATAGATTAAATGAAATAACTCATTATCATCCTGGTAAGTACAATGCTTATATTGGTTATAATGAGGCATTGTCACATCAAATTTATGCAGGAGCAGATTTTCTGTTAATGCCATCAAGGGTAGAACCTTGTGGCTTAAACCAAATGTACGCTTTACGTTATGGAACAATTCCAATTGTAAGGCGCATTGGCGGATTGAAAGATACGGTGACTGATATAGGTGAAGGAGGTTTTGGAATTTGCCATGACCAAACTAGTATCTGGGATGTTGGACACGCCATAGGCAGAGCTTATGACTTGTACCTAGACCAAAAAAAGGTGAAAGAAATTCGTAAGTTTATAATGACTTTGGATCACTCTTGGGATAGAGCGGCACAACAGTACATTGATTTATACCAAATGTAAAACTAAATATATATGACCGAAAACGTATTGGGTGTAATTCTTGGCGGCGGCCAAGGATCTAGATTATCTCCGCTAACTCAAACCCGCTCTAAACCCGCAGTACCAATAGGTGGTAAATACCGTCTGGTTGATATTCCTATCTCAAATTGTATGAACTCCGGCATCCACCGTATGTTCGTTTTAACACAATTTAATTCGGCTTCGCTAAATAAGCATATTAAAAACACTTATCACTTTAGTCACTTTTCTAAAGCATTTGTTGATATTTTAGCGGCAGAGCAAACGCCAGATAACCCAACTTGGTTTCAAGGAACTGCAGATGCGGTTAGGCAATGTATGCATCACATTACCAATCACGAGTTTGATTACATTTTGATTCTTTCTGGAGACCAATTGTACCAAATGGATTTTAAAGCAATGCTGAAAGCTCACGTAGATAAAGGAGCAGAAATTTCTATTGCTACTATTCCTGTAAACGCAAAAGATGCAACTGATTTTGGTATTTTGAAAACCGATGAGGAAAGTTTCATTACTTCATTTATAGAAAAACCGAAGTCAGATTTATTGCCAGATTGGACTTCTGAAACGAGTGATGAGATGAAAGGTGCTGGTAGAAATTACCTAGCTTCTATGGGTATTTATATTTTTAATAGGGATTTGCTGATTAAAATGTTAAATGAAAACCCTGATGAAAAAGATTTCGGAAAGGAAATTATTCCAAGAGCTTTATTAAATAACCATGTTTTAAGCTATCAATATGAAGGTTACTGGACAGATATTGGTAATATTTCATCATTCTTTGAAGCTAATTTAGGCTTAACGGATGAGCTGCCTTTGTTTAACATGTTTGATAGTGCCCATACTATTTTCACTAGGGCAAGGATGTTACCTCCATCTAAAATATCTGGTACAACCTTAGAAAGAACTATCATTGCCGAAGGTTGTATTATTCAAGCAAGTAGGGTAGAAAGAGCTGTTTTGGGTATTCGTTCAAGAATTGGAAGAGGCACTACAATCGCCAACTCTTATATTATGGGAAGCGACCATTACCAAACTTTAAAAGACATTCAAGAAGAAACTCAAGCTGGTCACCCATTGTTGGGTATAGGCGATAGATGTTACATTAACAATGCAATTGTAGATAAAAACTGCAGAATTGGTAACGATGTCCGCATTAATGGTGGTTCGCATCTGGCGGAAGGAGATTATGGATTATATGTAGTTAAAGATGGAATTGTAGTGGTTAAAAAAGGGGTTACCATACCAAATGGAACCGTGATATAAATGTAAAATGTAAGAGGGAAGAAGTAGTCTTACAAAATTGAAAAGCCTTTACTGAAAAGTAAAGGCTTTTTCGTTATCTTGAAAATCATTCAATAATCCCATCGTTATGAGCATTCCCTATTTGTTAATTCTATTCCGGTTTTTACTAGCACCAACTATTATTATTCTTTCTTTTTTAATGAGGGAAGATGCAGCTTACATTGTACTTACCCTAATGTTTTTGGGTTTGTTTTCTGATATTTTAGATGGCATTATTGCCAGAAAAATGAAAATTGATACAGAGAAAATGAGGCGATTGGATAGTCAAACGGATTTAATATTCTGGTTAAGCATTGCATTTAGCTGTTATTTGATTTATCCAGCATTGATTAAAGAAAATTGGATTGGGGTAATTGCAGTTGTGACAATGGAAGCAATGTGTTACATGGTTAGCTTAATCAAATTTGGTAAGGAAACTTGCACCCACGCTTTTGTTTCAAAAATGTGGGGACTTACTTTACTCGCAACATTTACCTGTTTATTAGGTTTCGCCTATGGCGGATGGATGATGAAAACTTGTATTGTCTTAGGGTTGATTTCTCAATTGGATGTAATTCTTATCATCTTATTCTTGCCTAAATGGACACATGATATTCCCAGCTTTTACCATGCAATTTTAATTCGAAAAGGAATTGAGTTTAAAAAGAGTAAGTATTTGAATAGCTAGCTTAGATGTAAAATGTAAGAGGTAAAATGGTAAATGGATTTTAAGAATAAATGAAAAGAAAATATAGGTTTTTATTGATTGGAATTTTATTAATAGTAGTTGTTTACTTACTTTATAATTTTTTATTAGATGAATTTGTTAAATCTTTCAGTAAGGGATATTTTGGCTCTGGGAATTAATTGTTGTACCAGCTTTGTTAATTAAGCCTGATTGCAGTGAAAACCAATTTTTTCTATTGGTTGTAACGTAAAGCAGGGCTAATGATGCAATCTATTACTGACCGTCAACTTTCAAATACTAAACTTTAAGTGCTCTTGCTTTACCTAGTTTCTTCTAGATAAAAAATAATAAAAATAAAAGACTACTAATTTTGTAGTCTTTTATTTTTATGCTATATTTGAGCATCAATTAATGACAACTCTAATTTTATTTTATGTCAATTTATTTAGAATTTCCAAGTATTGATGAATACCCTTTTTATACTAACCCTATAGATAAGGTGCAAGAAACTTTGGTTGAAGAAAAAGAGCTAAACGAAATAAAGGAAGAGATGAGTTTATTGCAAAATTATTTATTTCTGAGATTAGTTTGAAGTATATGGCAGGTTAACCTAAAGGAAGGTAGGGGTTTCATAAACCTTTTATAATGGTTCGAATCCATTACCTAGCCACAGGTGCATATATCGTTTTGGGTATGTACTTTTTTGTTTTGTTGACAGCTATAAGCCATCTTTTTAGATGGCTTTTGCTTTTTATGAGATTTTCTTAAAACAGAGTTAATTTTAAATGAAAAGGGCTACCCATCCAGGTAGCCGCTTTTCGCAAACCAAATATAAATGTGTATGAACAAGACAAATATAGAAAAATAAAATAAAGACTACTAATTTAGTCGTATTTATTTTGAAATAATTTTAAACCTTCAAATTACCTATTAAATGAAGGATTTTTTGAGAAATGAAGGTAAAGCGATTGCAGTTTTTGCACAAACTTCGTTAAATAAGCCTGATAGTAGTGAAAACCAATTTTTTCAATTGGTTGTAACGAAGAGCAGGGCTGATGTTGCCAAGAATTACTGAACATTCACTTTCAAAATAGATTCTTCGCTGCGCTCTGAATGACAAAATGTAGATTAAGCGTAGTTAAATACCAATGAAAAAGTTGTTCGTTGGTTGGGCACAGAATCAACTTCTAAACTACCTCGGTGCATTTTCATGATGTTGCGTGTAATGGTTAGGCCAATGCCCGAACCATTTTTACGAGTGGTATAAAATGGCACAAAAATCTTCTCAATATTTGCCGCCTCTATACCTTTTCCGTTATCGCTTACTTCGATATAAACTTTGTTATGCGCTAGTCGGTAGGTAACTTCAATTACGGGCTGTTCCGTATCTTCTAAAGCATACAAACTGTTGGTAATGAGGTTAATTAGTGCCTGTTCGATAAGCTTTAAATCTATTTGAAGCGAGATTTTTGAAGCCGTTTGCAAAACTTGCAACTTAATGTGTTTGGCACTAACCATTGGCTGCATTAACACTTTTACGTGTTGTAAAACTTCACCAATGCTATGTTGTTCTGCATTTGGGGTAGGTAATTCGGCAATTAAGCGGTAATCTTTTACGAAGTCTAGCAAGCCTTCCGACCTTCGTTTTATGGTTTGTAAAGCAGGTTTTAAATCTTCAAGGTCTTCGGCATTTAAACTTTCTTTATTGGTAATCATTTGGTTTACCGTATCAGATAAAGAACTGATTGGCGTGATAGAATTTAAAATCTCGTGAGAAATAACACCTATTAAACGGTTCCAAGCTTCGGTTTCCTTTTGCTCAATTTCATCTTTAATGTTTTGAAAAGAGATGATGTTATAATCTGCACCATAGAGATTCAGCGGAATAACTTCGATAGAAAGTTGGATAAATTTATCTTGAATTTTAAGCTCGATGAAACGTTTTCCGCCAGCATCTATCTGTTCAATTTCTTTAGTGAAAATAGGTAAATGCTGCTCAAATCTATGCCAATAGCTATACGCTGGAACATTTAATAAATTGCTTGCTGCCTGATTAAAGAAAGAAATTTCCGATTTTTCTTGGGTTGATTTTTGCTTCTTAACTACAATTACGCCAACTGGAACTTGCTCTAAAATGGTTTTTATTAATTGGAAAATAGAGTCTTGTTCTAGTTGTATGTCCTTGTGAATCTGTATGATTTCATTAAACGATTCATACAATTCTGGGAAACTCCCTCTGGTAGCTTTGTTCTTAAAATTTAAAGTGTGGTCTCTGGTTTTAACCGCTAAAATGAAACGTTTAATGTCTTCTCTGATTTCATTGATGTAGTAATAAAGGGAAATTATACTACCCAATAATATCAAACTAACCCCAGTGATTGTAAACCATAATTGTGTGTTCCTAACCAAATAAAACAGCAGCAGCGCCATGATGTTGATGAACAACAGGCGAACGATTAAGCGGAAAGTAAATCTTTGGTGAAACATTTTTGTAAGCTAAAATACTAAAGGTAAAAGATTAAGCTGAAAGACTATAGCTGAAAGTCCAAAGCCAATTTTGTTTTAAAGCGCTTTGTTGCTCCCTCTCCTTTGGGGAGGGCTGGGGTGGGGCTTTTAAAGACCAAACTTCTCAATTCTTCTATAAAGTGCTGCTCTTGTTAAGCCTAATTCGGCTGCGGCTCTAGAAATATTTCCCTTGTGTTTCTCTATGGCTTTATTAACCATCATTTTTTCCATTTCATCTAAAGGCATATCGGTTTGTAAAACTGCTTGGTTGCCAAATTTTTGTGGTGACAACTGTAAATCATTTTCGCTGATTTCTAAACCATCTGTCATAATTACAGCTCTTTCTAAAACGTGCTGTAATTCTCTGATATTTCCAGGCCAACTGTAATTTAAGAGTGTTTGCTCTGCCTTTGTATTGATGTTTTTTATGTTTTTATGGTACTTGTTGCTAAAACTTTGCAAAAAGTGATAAGCTAAAAGTATAATGTCATTTCCTCTTTGTCGGAGTGGTGGAAGGATTAATTCAACTGTATTAATTCTGAAAAGTAAATCTTGTCTAAAAGTTCCTTTAGCTACCATTTCATTTAATGGCATATTGGTAGCGCTAATTAAACGAACATCAATTTTTCTTTCCTTACTTTCCCCTAAGCGAGTAACGGTTCTGTTCTGCAAAACGCTCAATAATTTTGCTTGTAGTGGAAGGGAAAGATTCCCAATTTCATCAAGGAATATAGTGCCGCCATCAGCCATTTCAAACCGACCAGGTTTGTCTTCTCTAGCATCAGTAAACGCACCTTTTGCATAACCAAAAAGCTCACTTTCAAATAGATTTTCGTTTAGAGAGCCCAAATCTACATGCATAAAAATTTGTTTCCTTCTTAAGGAATTTTTATGTAATTCGTAAGCAAAAACCTGTTTTCCTGTTCCGTTTTCACCTAAAATTAAAACATTGGCATCAGTAGGGGCAACTTTTATTAATGTTTTTTGAAGATGTTGTACACTATCATCATCACCAACAATATGCTCTAGTTTACGAGCCATATCACCTTGTATTGAGGTGTTTATTTTCTCTAATTTTTTTACCTTTTTATTCGATTGTCGGAGTTTTGCACCTGCGGAAAGTGTAGCAAATAACTTTTCATTTTCCCAAGGTTTAAGAATGAAATCTGTAGCTCCTTTTTTTATGGCCTGAACGGCTAATTCTACGTTTCCAAAGGCAGTCATTAAAATCACTACATAGTCTTTATCTATAGAAAGGATATGCTCTAACCAATATAATCCCTCGCGACCATCACTTGCACCTTTTTGATAATTCATGTCCAGTAAAATGATATCAACTTCATTTTTACTTAATAGCACATTAATCTCCCTTGGAGATTTACAAGTCAACACTTGATTAAAATGTTGTTTTAAGAAAAGACGAGCGCTTAATAGAATATCGTCATCGTCATCAATTACAAGAATGTTTGCGTCTATCATTTTCTTTTGTGTTTGTCATTCAGAGCATCGCGAAGAATCTCTTGATGTAGATTTGCAATGAGATTCCTCGTGCCTCGGAATGACAAAAGTACTAGGACTGTTCGATGATGTACAGCTAGTGTTCGATATCGAACATATATTTTTGAATATAAAATTTAATCAATTGATTTACAGTAGTTTAAAATTTTATTTTCTATTGGCATAAACTTGGCAAATGGCATAGCATTAACAGAATAAACCCAAATGGACAAAGTAATACAGAAAAAGAGATTTAATAAAAAAACGATATTAATTATTGTCGGTGCTGCAATTTTTATCGCATTAGTTGCTTATGGTTACAGTTTATCATTAAATAAAACTTATAAAGCAGAGGCTGATAAAATTACAGTTAGTAAAGTTCAATATGGTGATTTTGAAGATGTAGTTTTACTAAATGCAAGTGTAGTGCCACTAACATCTGTAATTGTAAGTTCGTCTGAAGGTGGTACCGTTGCACAAATTTTTACAGAAAATGGAGCATCGGTTGTTGCTGGAACTCCACTTTTAAGAATTGCTAATCCGAATGCGTTATCGAGCTATACAGCAAGCGAAACAAGTATAACAGAACAAATTAACCAATTAAGGAAATTGAGATTAGACTTGGAACAAAATCAAAGGGTAATGAGCCAAGATATGATGGATATTGAAAACAGTTTAAGGACTGCTACCCGCAAATATAAAATTGATAGCACTTTGTTTTCTAAAAAGGTAATTACACAACAAGAATTTAATGTTTCTAGTCAGGATTATGAATATTACCAAGGTAGAAAAGCATTACTGAAACAAGCAGTTCGTCAAGAAAACCAAAGCCGTGTAATGCAATTACAACAGATTGAGCTTTCTATTTCTAGAATGAACGAAAGTTTGCAAACCATTAGACAGAACATTGAGAACATGACGATTAAAGCACCTGTTTCTGGTCGTTTATCATCTTATGACCCAGTGATTGGAAAATCTTACAGTGCTAATGAAATGTTGGGTAAAATTGATGTGATGCAAGGTTACAAATTGCAAGCAGGAGTTGATGAATACTATATCAACCGTGTTAAAGAAGGGCAAACTGCGCAATGTGAATTTAATGGAAAAACTTATTCATTAAGAGTAAGCAAAGTTATTCCAGAAGTTACAGCTGGGCAATTTCAAGTAGAAATGGTTTTTGAAGGAAAATCTCCTGACGAGTTGAGAAGAGGCTTGTCTTTACAAGTGAAATTGACATTGTCTGATAATAGCAAATCGCTTTTATTGGCACAAGGACAGTTTTTCCAAAGCACAGGTGGAAGTTGGGTTTTTGTTGTGAATAATGGGAAAGCAACTAAAAGAAGCGTAAAAATTGGTCGCAAAAACTACTTGTACTATGAAGTATTGGAAGGTTTGCAGAAAGACGAAGAAGTTATTACATCGTCTTACGACCAGTTTAACCAGTATGATATAATAGAGATAAATAAATAAGAAAATTTAGGTTGGTTAAGCTCCTAGTCAGGTGCGTTGACTGGAGCACCAACCTTTAAGATATGAGTATTGAGATGTGAGATTTGAGAATCAAAGAACATTTCAACTTTACAACATTAAAACCTTACAACAATTATTATGATTAAAATTGAAAATCTGGAAAAAGTTTACAAAACTGAAGAAATTGAAACGACTGCCTTAAACGGAATTAATCTTCATGTAAAAGAAGGAGAGTTTGTTTCCATTATGGGGCCTTCTGGTTGCGGAAAATCAACTTTGTTAAACGTAATGGGACTTTTAGACAAACCTGAAAGTGGTAGTTATAAATTCATTGAAACAGAACTATTAACCTTGAACGATAGAGAACGTTCAAATTTCAGGAAAAGAAATATGGGTTTTGTGTTTCAAAATTTCAATTTAATTGATGAATTAACAGTTTTTGAAAACATTGAATTGCCATTAATTTACAATAAAGTTCCTGCTGGCGAGCGTAAAAAACTGGTGAATGAAATTATCGGTAGAATGAATATTGTCAATCGTTCAGGTCACTTTCCTCAACAACTTTCTGGAGGTCAGCAGCAACGTGTTGCCGTTGCAAGAGCTTTGGTTACCAAACCAAAATTGGTTTTAGCCGATGAGCCTACTGGAAATTTAGATAGTACACACGGTAATGAAGTAATGGAATTGCTTTGTGAGCTAAATGAAACGGGAACTACTATCGTAATGGTAACTCACTCAAGCCATGATGCAAGTTTCAGTAACAGAATCATTAACCTTAAAGATGGTCATGTTATCTCTGAAAAGATTAATAAAGGTAGAACGGAAGAACTAATCTAGTTGATAGCTAATGGTTAATAGTCCATAGCTATTGACCATGAACTATTGACCATTAACCTATTTTGATACTCACAAATGTTTAAACTCAACTTAAAAATCGCTTTGCGCAACTTGTGGAAGAATAAAACTTCTTCTTTCATTAATGTAATTGGTTTGGCTATTGGTCTTGCTGCTTGCTTAATGTTGCTGTTATATGTTACCTACGAGTGGAATTTTGATAAGCAAGGTAAAAATGCCGAGAATTTATATACGGTAATGACCAATATACCTGGCGATAACGGCAAAATTTCAAACACTTTTGAAGGCTCTACAACGGCGCTTGGGCCATTGTTAAAGGAAGAAATTCCAGAAATTAAACATTTAGCAAGAATGAACTACCTCAAAAAGGCATTGATTGCAGTTGGGGAGAATAGCTTTAAAAAACTCGGAAAATTTGCTGAACCAGAAATACTGAAATTGTTTGATTACCAATATATAGTTGGTAATGCAGCAACTGCAATGCAAAATCCTAAGTCGATAATTCTTACAGAAAGCACTGCCAAGGTATTATTTGGCTCTACACAAGTGTTAAATAGGGTTGTTAAATATCAAGATACAGAAGATTTGACTGTTTCTGCAGTAATTAAAGACTTGCCTGATAACACTTCTGCGACCCTAAAATTTGATTATCTAATGCCCTGGGCTTTTTATGAAATGGTTGATGGTAGTGCAAAGGATTTGAATTGGGGAAATTTTAGTTTTGTTACTATAGTGTTATTAGACCCAAATGCAGATATAACTAAGGTCAATCAAAAAATAGATAAAGTAGTAAAAGCACATTTAGAGCAAGCAAATCAGCCTTATATCCTTTACCCACTCAGCAAGCTTCATTTATATGGGAAGTTTCAAAATGGTGTAAATATTGGCGGTGATATTGAGCAAATCTATCTATTTGTAGCATTGGCATTTGGTATTTTGATGATTGCATGTATCAATTTTATGAATATGGCTACTGCAAAATCAGAGAAAAGGGCAAAAGAAGTAGGGATAAAAAAGACAATTGGTGCCAATAGGGGGTCATTGATTATGCAGTTTTTAACTGAATCAATGGTGTTAACTTTTATTGCTGTAATTGTTGCAATTGCTCTGCTAGAGATTTTCTTGCCAACCTTTAATAATCTCTTAAACATTAAATTAAGCATAGGATATTTTAGCGCATCAAGCTGGATGTGGATTTTAGGAATAGTATTCTTAACTGGTTTAATTGCTGGAAGTTACCCTGCTTTTTACCTGTCGGCATTTAATCCTATCCAAACTTTAAAAAAGAGGATGAAATCTGGTGGAATTTTAGCCATCAACTTAAGACAAGTGCTTGTTGTGGGGCAGTTTTGTTTTGCAATTGTATTGATTATTTCGACGATGGTGATTTACCGTCAAATACAATTTATAAAAAATAGGCCAATGGGAGTTGACGTTAATGCACTTGTAGAAGTTCCGCAAGATGGCGAGTTAAAAACAAAGTTCGAAGTTGTTAAATCTCAAC
The sequence above is drawn from the Pedobacter frigiditerrae genome and encodes:
- a CDS encoding ABC transporter ATP-binding protein, producing the protein MIKIENLEKVYKTEEIETTALNGINLHVKEGEFVSIMGPSGCGKSTLLNVMGLLDKPESGSYKFIETELLTLNDRERSNFRKRNMGFVFQNFNLIDELTVFENIELPLIYNKVPAGERKKLVNEIIGRMNIVNRSGHFPQQLSGGQQQRVAVARALVTKPKLVLADEPTGNLDSTHGNEVMELLCELNETGTTIVMVTHSSHDASFSNRIINLKDGHVISEKINKGRTEELI
- a CDS encoding glucose-1-phosphate adenylyltransferase, whose protein sequence is MTENVLGVILGGGQGSRLSPLTQTRSKPAVPIGGKYRLVDIPISNCMNSGIHRMFVLTQFNSASLNKHIKNTYHFSHFSKAFVDILAAEQTPDNPTWFQGTADAVRQCMHHITNHEFDYILILSGDQLYQMDFKAMLKAHVDKGAEISIATIPVNAKDATDFGILKTDEESFITSFIEKPKSDLLPDWTSETSDEMKGAGRNYLASMGIYIFNRDLLIKMLNENPDEKDFGKEIIPRALLNNHVLSYQYEGYWTDIGNISSFFEANLGLTDELPLFNMFDSAHTIFTRARMLPPSKISGTTLERTIIAEGCIIQASRVERAVLGIRSRIGRGTTIANSYIMGSDHYQTLKDIQEETQAGHPLLGIGDRCYINNAIVDKNCRIGNDVRINGGSHLAEGDYGLYVVKDGIVVVKKGVTIPNGTVI
- a CDS encoding CDP-alcohol phosphatidyltransferase family protein translates to MSIPYLLILFRFLLAPTIIILSFLMREDAAYIVLTLMFLGLFSDILDGIIARKMKIDTEKMRRLDSQTDLIFWLSIAFSCYLIYPALIKENWIGVIAVVTMEAMCYMVSLIKFGKETCTHAFVSKMWGLTLLATFTCLLGFAYGGWMMKTCIVLGLISQLDVILIILFLPKWTHDIPSFYHAILIRKGIEFKKSKYLNS
- a CDS encoding sigma-54 dependent transcriptional regulator; translation: MIDANILVIDDDDDILLSARLFLKQHFNQVLTCKSPREINVLLSKNEVDIILLDMNYQKGASDGREGLYWLEHILSIDKDYVVILMTAFGNVELAVQAIKKGATDFILKPWENEKLFATLSAGAKLRQSNKKVKKLEKINTSIQGDMARKLEHIVGDDDSVQHLQKTLIKVAPTDANVLILGENGTGKQVFAYELHKNSLRRKQIFMHVDLGSLNENLFESELFGYAKGAFTDAREDKPGRFEMADGGTIFLDEIGNLSLPLQAKLLSVLQNRTVTRLGESKERKIDVRLISATNMPLNEMVAKGTFRQDLLFRINTVELILPPLRQRGNDIILLAYHFLQSFSNKYHKNIKNINTKAEQTLLNYSWPGNIRELQHVLERAVIMTDGLEISENDLQLSPQKFGNQAVLQTDMPLDEMEKMMVNKAIEKHKGNISRAAAELGLTRAALYRRIEKFGL
- a CDS encoding HAMP domain-containing sensor histidine kinase codes for the protein MFHQRFTFRLIVRLLFINIMALLLFYLVRNTQLWFTITGVSLILLGSIISLYYYINEIREDIKRFILAVKTRDHTLNFKNKATRGSFPELYESFNEIIQIHKDIQLEQDSIFQLIKTILEQVPVGVIVVKKQKSTQEKSEISFFNQAASNLLNVPAYSYWHRFEQHLPIFTKEIEQIDAGGKRFIELKIQDKFIQLSIEVIPLNLYGADYNIISFQNIKDEIEQKETEAWNRLIGVISHEILNSITPISSLSDTVNQMITNKESLNAEDLEDLKPALQTIKRRSEGLLDFVKDYRLIAELPTPNAEQHSIGEVLQHVKVLMQPMVSAKHIKLQVLQTASKISLQIDLKLIEQALINLITNSLYALEDTEQPVIEVTYRLAHNKVYIEVSDNGKGIEAANIEKIFVPFYTTRKNGSGIGLTITRNIMKMHRGSLEVDSVPNQRTTFSLVFNYA
- a CDS encoding ABC transporter permease produces the protein MFKLNLKIALRNLWKNKTSSFINVIGLAIGLAACLMLLLYVTYEWNFDKQGKNAENLYTVMTNIPGDNGKISNTFEGSTTALGPLLKEEIPEIKHLARMNYLKKALIAVGENSFKKLGKFAEPEILKLFDYQYIVGNAATAMQNPKSIILTESTAKVLFGSTQVLNRVVKYQDTEDLTVSAVIKDLPDNTSATLKFDYLMPWAFYEMVDGSAKDLNWGNFSFVTIVLLDPNADITKVNQKIDKVVKAHLEQANQPYILYPLSKLHLYGKFQNGVNIGGDIEQIYLFVALAFGILMIACINFMNMATAKSEKRAKEVGIKKTIGANRGSLIMQFLTESMVLTFIAVIVAIALLEIFLPTFNNLLNIKLSIGYFSASSWMWILGIVFLTGLIAGSYPAFYLSAFNPIQTLKKRMKSGGILAINLRQVLVVGQFCFAIVLIISTMVIYRQIQFIKNRPMGVDVNALVEVPQDGELKTKFEVVKSQLLKSGAVTAVSQSSVGLSHRGQNFMDVKWEGMTKPVNTQLFNQVATTYDFIKTNGIKLKEGRDFSKNFASDSAGVLISVAALKVFGYANPIGKTVTIFDDKYTIVGVFDDYVWDSPYQSNNPVIVFFDPNRTGTITMRLNEANSIAQNIATITEITKQVNPAYPTDIKFLNSIYLEKYNSEKTLGILSNLFGGLAIFVSCLGLYGLVAYSAEQRTKEFGVRKVLGASLFNLMQLLSLSFVKMIIVSIIIAVPLSYYLMDKWLTKFEFHTEITWWIIPIAGLGTLMMALITVSFQAYKSAKANPVDALKYE
- a CDS encoding efflux RND transporter periplasmic adaptor subunit, producing the protein MDKVIQKKRFNKKTILIIVGAAIFIALVAYGYSLSLNKTYKAEADKITVSKVQYGDFEDVVLLNASVVPLTSVIVSSSEGGTVAQIFTENGASVVAGTPLLRIANPNALSSYTASETSITEQINQLRKLRLDLEQNQRVMSQDMMDIENSLRTATRKYKIDSTLFSKKVITQQEFNVSSQDYEYYQGRKALLKQAVRQENQSRVMQLQQIELSISRMNESLQTIRQNIENMTIKAPVSGRLSSYDPVIGKSYSANEMLGKIDVMQGYKLQAGVDEYYINRVKEGQTAQCEFNGKTYSLRVSKVIPEVTAGQFQVEMVFEGKSPDELRRGLSLQVKLTLSDNSKSLLLAQGQFFQSTGGSWVFVVNNGKATKRSVKIGRKNYLYYEVLEGLQKDEEVITSSYDQFNQYDIIEINK